Part of the Halorhabdus utahensis DSM 12940 genome, TTTAAGTAGCTGGACTCGCAATCCGCAACAAGCACCGGTGTCGCATGCGCCCCACGTGACCGACCATGTCTGAACCCCATCGTCGTACTGATCAGGAGGCGGGAACGCTGTCGGGAACAGCCACAAGCACGGCCGAAGCGGACGAATCGGTCGGCCGCCTGGGTTCGGCGAAAGAGTGGCTCGTCCGGGTCGCGCGCGTCCTCGCCGGATCGCAGGTCGCCGTCGAGAACTACGATCCGCGAAGGCACGATCACCTGACGGATTTCGGCGGGCTTGCGGGGATGGACGAGATCGACCGGTACTGGCTCAACGCCCCGTATGCGTTCGCCTCGATCAACTACGATCCCGAGCGCGACGAACACCGGTATCACGTCGTCGAACCCGGACTCGACGATTTCGAACGTGACCTGCTGGACCGACTGTTCGAGGACGTCCGTGATCCGCTGCTCTATCGCGCCGACGTCGACGAGGACCCGGAAGGGGCCCTGCTTGCGGAACTCCGGGACCGCCTCGAAGAGTACGGCGTCGACGTCCGGATCGAGACGGTCCATCGACTGTTCTATTATCTCTTCAGGGAGTTCCAGGGCTACGGCAAGATCGACCCGCTGATGCACGATCCTGCGATCGAGGACATCTCGTGTGACGGCGCGAGTTTGCCGATCTTCGTCTATCACGACGCTTACACTGACGTCGAGACGAACATCACATACGACGAGTCCGAACTCGAAAATCTCGTGGTTCAACTCGCCCAGCGGTCGGGTCGGCATATCAGCGTCGCCGATCCCGTCGTCTCGACGACGCTGCCGGACGGCTCCCGGATCGAACTCGCCCTGGGGACGGAAGTAACTCCGCGCGGGTCGGCCTTTACCATCCGGAAGTACGCGGAGGACCCGTTCACACCGATCGACCTCCTCAAGTACGGAACCTTCAACCGGGAGATGCTCGCGTATCTCTGGCTCGCGATCGAGCACAACAAGTCGCTGCTGTTCGCCGGCGGGACCGCAGCCGGGAAGACGACGTCGATGAACGCGGTCTCGATGTTCATCCCTCCGCGGGCGAAAGTACTCACCATCGAGGACACGCGGGAACTCTCGCTGTATCACGACAACTGGCTGTCCTCGGTCACCCGCGAGCGCTTCGACGAGGACGACATCTCGATGTACGACCTGCTGCGGTCGGCACTCCGGCACCGTCCGGAGTACATCGTGGTCGGCGAGGTGCGTGGCGAGGAAGCGATCACGCTGTTCCAGGCGATGAACACGGGCCACACGACGTTCTCGACGATGCACGCCGACTCGGTCCAGACGGTCATCAATCGCCTGGAGAACGAGCCGATCAACGTGCCCCGGCCGATGGTCCAGAGCCTGGACATTCTGGCCGTCCAGGTGTTGACGCGTCAGGGCGACGAGCGGGTTCGCCGGGCGAAGACGCTGGCCGAGATCGAAGGCATCGACCAGCGAACGGGCGAACTCGATTACGCCAACGCCTACGAGTGGCAACCGACCGCGGACGGCTACGCGGAGCGTGATTCTTCGCTGCTCGAAGATATCCGTGAGGAACGCGGCTGGAGTCAGGCCGAACTCCTTCGGGAACTCGAGGATCGTGAACGCTTCCTCGCCTATCTCCTGGAGGAAGACGTCACGGACTATCGCCGGTTTACGTCGTTCGTGAACCGATACTACGCCGATAAGGACGCTGTCCTCTCGACGATCGAGGCGCAGCCGGACACGGAGTGATATGAGTCTCACGGGATACCTGCCGCTGATCGGCGCACTCGCGCTGGCTGGAATGCTTGGGCTGACCCGCGTCAGTCCCCATGCCGACAGAGTGTTCACCCGTGTCGCCCGCCAGTATTTCAGCCAGCACATCGAGGAGTCACCGGTCCGCAAGCGTCTGCTGGCGTCGGCATACGTCGAGACGACCTATCGCGTATACGCGGCCAAGACGTACCTCTACACCGCGCTCGCGGCCCTCATCGGCGGTGTCGTCGGGGTCTATGTCGTTGGCGGAGCGCTGGTGGTCATTCCGACGATCGCCGCCGTCCTCGCGGATCTCCCGTCGGTCATGGGCGACGCCCTGGGTAACCGGAATCTCGAGATCGTTCTCCCGGCCGACCAGGTGTTTATCGTCCTGACCGCCGGTGGCGTCGTGCTCGGAGCGCTTTCGGCGGTCGTGACCTACGTGGCACGCTGGCAACTCCCGGCAGGGACCGCCGAGGTTCGCCGTCGCGGCATCAACGAAGCGCTCCCTCGGACGGTCGCGTTCACCTACGCCCTCTCCAGGGGTGGGCTCGCGTTCCCGGACGTGATGCGGACACTCGGACGCAACCGGGAAATCTACGGGGACGCGGCCGACGAGGTGAGCGTCGCCGTCCGGGAGATGGACGTCTTCGGGACGGACATGATCTCGGCGATCAGGCGCACGGCCCACCGGAGTCCGAGCGACACGTTCCGGACGTTCGGCGAGAACCTCGCGAGCGTGCTCGCCAGCGGGCAACACATCCCCGCGTTCCTCGAAGACCAGTACGACCGCCTTCAGGAGGAGGCCGAACAGCGCCAGGAAGAGGTCCTGGAACTGCTCGCAACGATTGCCGAGGCGTACGTCACGACGCTCGTGGCCGGTGTCCTGTTTTTGCTCACGATCCTGCTGGTGTTCGGGCTGACGGTGACCGAAACGCTGCCCTTCCTGCAGTTGCTCACGTATCTCATCATTCCGCTGTCGAATGCCCTGTTCGTCGTCTTTCTCGTCCAGAAACTCGAGGAACTCGGTGTCGCCCGCGAGAGTGGCGTCGCCGCACTCGAGGGTGGCTCCCCGGACCAGAACGCCCCTCAGACGCCGACTGCGACCGCGGATGGGGGTCATCTCAGGCGGTTGTCGGCCGGCCGATCACAGCTCGCCCTGTACGACCGAATCAGTCGATTCAAGCGCGTGCTTCGCCGTCCAGCCCAGACTATCATCTGGAACCCAACCCGGATTTTCTACCTGACCGTTCCGATCGCACTGGTGTGGGTGGCTCTTCGTGCACCGGGGACGATCACGGGCTACGGCTTCAATCTCAGGCTGGCCGACGACCTGCTCGTCCAGACCACGCTCTTTCTGATCGGGACCTTCGCCGTCGTCCGTGAGATCTACTCCCGGCGGATCGATCGGATTGAGGCCGCCACGCCCGAGTTGCTCGAACGCCTGGCGAGTCTCAACGAGGCGGGGATGTCCTTCGTCGAAAGTCTCGACCGGGTGCGTGACTCGGATCTCGGTGTGCTGACTGACGAGGTCGATCGCATCTGGACGGACATTTCGATGGGTGCCAATTCGCCCGACGCCCTCCGACGCTTCGGCCAGCGCGTCAGGACCGCATCGATCGCTCGGGTCGTCACCCTTCTCATGCACGCGATGCGGGCGAGCGGTCGCCTGGGTCCCGTGCTCCGGATCGCGTCCTCCCAGGCCCGTTCGGATCTCGAACTCCGGCGGGAACGTCGCCAGCAGATGTTCACCTACCTGGTCGTGATCTACGTCTCGTTTTTCGTCTTTCTGGTCATCATCTTCGCCGTCGAGGAGGTGCTCGTCCCGAGTCTGCCGGATAACGTCCCGGTCCCCGAATCCAATCGCCTGGGCGTCGACGTCAGCGCGTTCGCCCGCCTCGGGCAGGTCAACAAGCCGGCCTACACGTTGATTTTTCTGCACGCCGCGTTGATTCAGGCCGTCCTCTCGGGATTGGTTGCTGGACTCCTCGGCGAGGGTACCATCAAGGATGGCGCGAAACACGCCGCGATACTGCTCGGGATCGCGTACGTCGCGATCCTGGTCGCGACCTCGCCCGTGGCCTCGCTGACGATGCAGAGCCAGGAGACGCTCGGCGATGGCGTCACGATCGGCTCGGTCTCGACGTCTGAAGGTGGGTTCGTCGTGATCCACGAGCGGACCGCCGATGGCGATATCGTTGGTCACACCGGCTACCTGCCGTCGGGCGAACACACGAACGTCCGTGTCCAACTCGACGAGACGTTACAGCGCCAGACCACGCTCGTGGCCGTGCCGTATCTCGATAGCGACGGCGACGGGCGCTTCACCGTCGGTACCGACCAGCCCTACGCGACGGGCGGCGACCCAGTGGCTGTCGACGCAGACATCACACCGGTCGAAACGTGACGCGAGTCAGTCTCTCGTGAGTAGCGCGGGGGTCGGCCATGTTTGCAGAGCGTTCCGCGGTCGGGACTGCCCCCGCCTGCCCACGACTGCCGTTGCCAGGAACCGCCGGGTAGCCCTCGTCTTGCTCGCCGGGGTCCGCTCGTTTTTCCGCCGGAATCCGCTCGGTTTGCTCGCCGGTCCGGAGTCAGTTTCGCCGGTGGCCGAACGGCTATGAGCGAGAGACCCTTATCGATATCCATGACCGAGACTCCGGGAATTCATCACGTGACTGCCATCGCGAGCGATCCCCAGCAGAACCTCGAGTTTTACACCGACACGCTTGGCCTTCGACTGGTCAAGCAAAGCGTCAACCAGGACGACACGTCCGTCTATCACCTCTTCTACGGCGACCGCACGGGTTCGCCGGGCACCAGCATGACGTTCTTCCCGTACCCGGGAGCGCGGCCCGGTCAGGTTGGGACCGGCCAGGTGAGTACCACGGCGTTCACGATCCCGGCCGACGCCGTCGAGTACTGGGTCGACCGACTCGAGGAGGCGGGCGTCGACGCTGACGAACCCCGCGAGCGCTTCGGCGAGACCGTGATCCCGTTCCGTGATCCCGACGGCCTCCCGCTGGAACTCGTCGGCGTCGCGGACGCGCCGGCAGGCGACCCGCCCGCCGGATCAGTCCCGCCCGAGCGAGCGATCCGTGGGTTCTATGGGGTTGCGCTCTCGCTCGAAGACACCGAAAGCACGGTCAGGCTCCTCGAAGAGATGGGGTACGAGGCCACGGACGAGGAGGGTGAACGGACGCGCTACGAGGCACCCGTCGATCTCGGGGCCGTCGTCGACCTCGTCGCCGAGCCCGACCGCGGCCGTGGGCAGCCGGGGGCGGGGACCGTCCACCACGTCGCCTTTCGCGTAACTCGCGACACGCAGGCTGACTGGCGCGACCAACTCCAACGTCTCGGGCTTCGCCCGACCGAGATTGTCGATCGAAAATGGTTCGAGTCGGTGTACACCCGGACGCCGGGCGGCGTGCTCTTCGAGTACGCGACGGCGGAGCCGGGCTACACCGTCGACGAGGACGTCGAGGAACTGGGCGAGCGACTCGTCCTCCCGGAGTGGTTCGAGGACCGCCGTGAGGAGATCGAGGCCGGGCTACCGACACTGTCGATCGACGAGTGAGAAGCGTCGCTTGAAAGGGTTCAGAACAGCCCGATACCGACGCTATAGGCCCACGACTGGGTTCCCGCGGCTGCGACGACGAGCGCGCCGCCAGCCATCACGAAGTTCTTCAGAAACGCCGTCATCTCGTCTTGCTGGTCTTCCTCGGGGACGGCCCAGAAGTCGTGCATCGTGACGGCCGAAATCAGGAGGAACCCGGCGAGTGCGACCGCGCCGACCACCGGGTAGACGCCGGCGAGAACGCCCACTCCACCAGCGATCAACACGATGCCCGAGGCGATTACCGAGAACCCCGGCGCAGGAAGTCCCTTGTATTCAGCATAGCCTGTCATCTGCTCGCGCTGCATGAAGTGATTGAGCCCCATGAACGCAAGCACAATCCCGAACAGTATCCGTCCGGCGAGTAGTACGATCCCCTCGGTGCCGGTGAACGCCATCAGGCGCGCACCCCCAGTGAGACGGTCGCAGTCTGAGGCCGATCGAGTTTCGATCCACAACCTGGTATCATTGCGTTAGGTAGTTCGAATCCGAACCTACTTATGAATTCGGCGATAAGAAGGTGATCAAGTAACACCGATGTCACCGACGACAGTAGCCGACGAGAAGACGGTCGAGGAGCAAAACGCCGCGGCCTGTCCGGTCGTCGAAGCGGTCGAAGCGATCGGTTCGGAGTGGCGACTCATCGTCCTCCACGAACTCGTGGGCGGCGAGCAACGGTTCAACGAACTCAAGCGATCGACGGGCGCGAGCTCGCGGACACTCTCGCGTGTCCTCGACGACCTGGAGGAAACGGGACTCGTCGACCGCCGCGTCGAGGAGAAGCCGATCGCGACCTACTACTCGCTGACCGACCGGGGACAGGCGCTATGTCCCGTCTTCGACGAACTCGAAGCGTGGGCAGACGAGTGGATCGACGGCATCGAGGCGTAGTTCGGCTGTTTCGCGGGTGGCGTCCTGGGAGCCGATCCGTTCCGCTCACTCGGTGACCGACACGTCTCCAGCCGACTCGCCGATCGCGTCCGTCACTCGCTCGTGGAACTCCTTGAGGACGGCCGACTCGTCTTCCGCCAGAACCACGTCGCTGGCCATCAGCGTCGCCAGCCCGAACGCCCGGGGCGTCGGTGAGTCCACACGGTGATGCACGACCTCGATGTTGCCGGCGTCGATCGCGCCGAGTACGTCCTCGATCGCGTCGACGTTGAGTTTGTCCTCCAGTATTTCCCGATAGGTTTCCTCGATTACCGCGAAGTCCTCGAGATCCTGGGCGAACCCAAGCAACATCTCGCTGTTGACCTGTTGCTCGCTGGCGGACTTCTCGTAGCCCTTGTAGCGTTTGAGGATCATCAGCGACCGCGTCGCGTTGATCCGGAAATAGCGATCGAGCAGGTCAGTTCCGTCGAGACTGGCTCTGAGGTCCGCCCGGACGTCGACCGGGTCGATCGATTCCAGCACGCCCGCCACGTCGACTTTCCGATTGAGCGGCATCGAGAGCGTAAAGCCGTGGTCGGCGACGGCGACCTGGACGTTCGCCGTCGCCTGCTGGGCGACGCGGTAGGCCAGCAACCGTGAGAGCCCGTCGTTGAATCGGCGACCGTAGTTCGAGTGGACGTAGTACCGGCGTTCGTACGATTCGCGATCGCGCTCCTCCTCGATGACGAGCCGTTCGTCGGTGCTGACGCTCTCCGGACCGGCATAGCGCACCTGCTGATCGAACATCTCG contains:
- a CDS encoding type II/IV secretion system ATPase subunit; its protein translation is MSEPHRRTDQEAGTLSGTATSTAEADESVGRLGSAKEWLVRVARVLAGSQVAVENYDPRRHDHLTDFGGLAGMDEIDRYWLNAPYAFASINYDPERDEHRYHVVEPGLDDFERDLLDRLFEDVRDPLLYRADVDEDPEGALLAELRDRLEEYGVDVRIETVHRLFYYLFREFQGYGKIDPLMHDPAIEDISCDGASLPIFVYHDAYTDVETNITYDESELENLVVQLAQRSGRHISVADPVVSTTLPDGSRIELALGTEVTPRGSAFTIRKYAEDPFTPIDLLKYGTFNREMLAYLWLAIEHNKSLLFAGGTAAGKTTSMNAVSMFIPPRAKVLTIEDTRELSLYHDNWLSSVTRERFDEDDISMYDLLRSALRHRPEYIVVGEVRGEEAITLFQAMNTGHTTFSTMHADSVQTVINRLENEPINVPRPMVQSLDILAVQVLTRQGDERVRRAKTLAEIEGIDQRTGELDYANAYEWQPTADGYAERDSSLLEDIREERGWSQAELLRELEDRERFLAYLLEEDVTDYRRFTSFVNRYYADKDAVLSTIEAQPDTE
- a CDS encoding winged helix-turn-helix transcriptional regulator — encoded protein: MSPTTVADEKTVEEQNAAACPVVEAVEAIGSEWRLIVLHELVGGEQRFNELKRSTGASSRTLSRVLDDLEETGLVDRRVEEKPIATYYSLTDRGQALCPVFDELEAWADEWIDGIEA
- a CDS encoding type II secretion system F family protein, with amino-acid sequence MSLTGYLPLIGALALAGMLGLTRVSPHADRVFTRVARQYFSQHIEESPVRKRLLASAYVETTYRVYAAKTYLYTALAALIGGVVGVYVVGGALVVIPTIAAVLADLPSVMGDALGNRNLEIVLPADQVFIVLTAGGVVLGALSAVVTYVARWQLPAGTAEVRRRGINEALPRTVAFTYALSRGGLAFPDVMRTLGRNREIYGDAADEVSVAVREMDVFGTDMISAIRRTAHRSPSDTFRTFGENLASVLASGQHIPAFLEDQYDRLQEEAEQRQEEVLELLATIAEAYVTTLVAGVLFLLTILLVFGLTVTETLPFLQLLTYLIIPLSNALFVVFLVQKLEELGVARESGVAALEGGSPDQNAPQTPTATADGGHLRRLSAGRSQLALYDRISRFKRVLRRPAQTIIWNPTRIFYLTVPIALVWVALRAPGTITGYGFNLRLADDLLVQTTLFLIGTFAVVREIYSRRIDRIEAATPELLERLASLNEAGMSFVESLDRVRDSDLGVLTDEVDRIWTDISMGANSPDALRRFGQRVRTASIARVVTLLMHAMRASGRLGPVLRIASSQARSDLELRRERRQQMFTYLVVIYVSFFVFLVIIFAVEEVLVPSLPDNVPVPESNRLGVDVSAFARLGQVNKPAYTLIFLHAALIQAVLSGLVAGLLGEGTIKDGAKHAAILLGIAYVAILVATSPVASLTMQSQETLGDGVTIGSVSTSEGGFVVIHERTADGDIVGHTGYLPSGEHTNVRVQLDETLQRQTTLVAVPYLDSDGDGRFTVGTDQPYATGGDPVAVDADITPVET
- a CDS encoding DoxX family protein → MAFTGTEGIVLLAGRILFGIVLAFMGLNHFMQREQMTGYAEYKGLPAPGFSVIASGIVLIAGGVGVLAGVYPVVGAVALAGFLLISAVTMHDFWAVPEEDQQDEMTAFLKNFVMAGGALVVAAAGTQSWAYSVGIGLF
- a CDS encoding ring-cleaving dioxygenase: MTETPGIHHVTAIASDPQQNLEFYTDTLGLRLVKQSVNQDDTSVYHLFYGDRTGSPGTSMTFFPYPGARPGQVGTGQVSTTAFTIPADAVEYWVDRLEEAGVDADEPRERFGETVIPFRDPDGLPLELVGVADAPAGDPPAGSVPPERAIRGFYGVALSLEDTESTVRLLEEMGYEATDEEGERTRYEAPVDLGAVVDLVAEPDRGRGQPGAGTVHHVAFRVTRDTQADWRDQLQRLGLRPTEIVDRKWFESVYTRTPGGVLFEYATAEPGYTVDEDVEELGERLVLPEWFEDRREEIEAGLPTLSIDE